A genomic segment from Pseudomonas sessilinigenes encodes:
- a CDS encoding phytanoyl-CoA dioxygenase family protein, with protein MNPQIEEFQRNGAIVLRGVFGDWIERLREGFEQNLAEPSAFAIENVGSGEGGRFFEDYCNWQRIPAFEDFVLNSPAAAIAGQLMESQRVQVFHDHILVKEPGTSKPTPWHQDLPYYCVDGLQTASYWIPLDPVTRSNTLSVVLGSHRWPKPVRPKSWASNQDFYGATDNDTGESLFMDMPDVDNGQYPILSPELQPGDAIVFDFRTVHGAAGNTGSGRRRAFSTRFMGDDVRYIQRPGRTSPPFPGIDLNDGDRMREDWFPVVWQRA; from the coding sequence ATGAATCCGCAGATCGAGGAGTTTCAACGCAATGGCGCCATTGTCCTGCGTGGGGTCTTTGGCGACTGGATCGAGCGCTTGCGCGAAGGTTTCGAGCAGAACCTGGCCGAACCCAGCGCCTTTGCCATCGAGAACGTCGGCAGCGGCGAAGGCGGGCGCTTCTTCGAGGACTACTGCAACTGGCAGCGCATTCCAGCCTTCGAGGATTTCGTTCTCAACTCACCAGCCGCGGCCATTGCCGGGCAGTTGATGGAGTCGCAACGGGTACAGGTCTTCCACGACCACATCCTGGTCAAGGAGCCTGGCACTTCAAAGCCCACGCCCTGGCACCAGGACCTGCCTTACTACTGCGTCGACGGCTTGCAGACGGCCAGCTACTGGATTCCCCTGGACCCGGTGACCCGCAGCAACACCTTGAGTGTGGTCCTGGGCTCGCATCGCTGGCCCAAGCCGGTACGACCCAAGAGCTGGGCCAGTAACCAGGACTTCTACGGCGCCACTGACAACGACACGGGCGAGAGCCTGTTCATGGATATGCCGGACGTGGACAACGGCCAGTACCCGATACTCTCCCCGGAGCTGCAGCCGGGAGACGCCATCGTCTTCGACTTTCGCACCGTGCATGGTGCTGCCGGCAATACTGGGAGTGGCCGTCGGCGGGCGTTCTCTACCCGGTTCATGGGCGACGATGTGCGCTATATCCAGCGCCCGGGGCGTACTTCTCCACCATTTCCCGGCATCGATCTGAACGACGGCGATCGCATGCGTGAAGACTGGTTCCCGGTGGTCTGGCAGCGCGCGTGA
- a CDS encoding polysaccharide lyase family 7 protein, with amino-acid sequence MPVDISPFMITTPVASSPSNPVALELMGAQALAQVPQVISQLPDGSIRMSAPTRGASSKSTHRTRCEWKEPLYWSLASARLHSNRQVMRLEQVNSAQKVVISQMHVKDDDSPAVKVFWNKGRITWGFRASFDQGEPATSIIATNVALHTPFEITLSATTGGLVLVRVTCNGVTSTSTPGQLDSSWNDHRFDFHGGIYNQVDYSDSTPASEGSVCIISELQVSHTLA; translated from the coding sequence ATGCCAGTCGATATCAGTCCCTTCATGATCACCACCCCGGTTGCCAGTTCCCCAAGCAACCCGGTGGCCCTGGAACTGATGGGCGCCCAGGCCCTGGCCCAGGTGCCCCAGGTCATCAGCCAATTGCCCGACGGTTCGATCCGCATGAGCGCGCCGACCCGTGGTGCCTCCAGCAAGAGCACCCACCGCACTCGCTGCGAGTGGAAGGAGCCGCTGTACTGGTCCCTGGCCAGTGCTCGGCTGCACAGCAATCGCCAGGTCATGCGCCTGGAGCAGGTCAATTCGGCGCAAAAGGTGGTGATCTCGCAGATGCACGTCAAGGACGACGACAGCCCGGCGGTCAAGGTGTTCTGGAACAAGGGCCGGATCACCTGGGGCTTTCGCGCCAGCTTCGACCAGGGCGAACCGGCCACCAGCATCATCGCCACCAACGTTGCGCTGCACACTCCCTTCGAGATCACCCTGAGTGCCACGACAGGCGGCCTGGTCCTGGTGCGGGTGACCTGCAATGGCGTCACCAGCACCAGTACTCCTGGGCAACTGGACAGCAGTTGGAACGACCACCGTTTCGACTTCCACGGCGGGATCTACAACCAGGTCGACTACAGCGACAGCACCCCCGCCAGCGAAGGCTCGGTGTGCATCATCAGTGAGCTGCAAGTCAGCCATACGCTGGCTTGA
- a CDS encoding long-chain fatty acid--CoA ligase — protein sequence MLGMMMNFNLSITAIMRQALMVAANTEIVSLLPNGQVHRYTYAEAFARAGRLANVLDTLGCPSDARVGTLAWNNHRHFELHYAIPCSGRICHTINPKLFPEQVSYIIRHAEDDLLFVDPQFVPLLESIQHEISSVRRYIVLCTADALPASTLPNLVSYEALLQAHDEGYDWPDIDEHRSSGLCYTSGTTGNPKGVLASHRSTVLHGMAQNMADNVGLRALDVVMPMVPMFHVNAWGMPYNAAMVGAKLVLPGPWVGDAGAMVKLINDEKVSLSLAVPTLWANISQYLDTQGGTIRSLRRAVSGGAACPLSLIQAMQRHGVTLENGWGMTELSPMGSYNRRQPWYDALTEEAQAKQLLKSGRALFGIEMRIVDEAQRALPHDGQAAGSLQVRGPWVRNGYFGEEPCEGWFDTGDVATIDPRGYTLITDRIKDVIKSGGEWICSVEIENAVMAHPQVAEAAVIAIPHPRWSERPLLIIVPKHAATAPTHEELLAFLDGKIPKWWMPDSCEYLDKLPHTATGKVSKKALREHFAS from the coding sequence ATGCTGGGCATGATGATGAACTTCAACCTGAGTATCACCGCCATCATGCGGCAAGCGCTCATGGTTGCCGCCAATACCGAAATTGTCTCGCTGCTCCCCAACGGCCAAGTGCATAGATACACCTATGCCGAGGCGTTCGCTCGCGCAGGCCGCCTGGCCAATGTACTGGACACCCTGGGCTGCCCTTCGGATGCACGGGTCGGAACCCTGGCCTGGAATAATCACCGGCATTTTGAGTTGCACTATGCAATTCCGTGTTCAGGGCGCATCTGCCACACCATCAACCCCAAGCTGTTTCCCGAACAGGTCAGCTACATCATTCGCCATGCCGAAGACGACCTGCTATTCGTCGACCCGCAGTTCGTGCCGCTGCTGGAAAGCATCCAGCATGAAATAAGCAGCGTGCGCCGCTACATCGTGCTGTGCACGGCTGACGCATTACCTGCCAGCACGCTGCCCAATCTCGTTAGCTACGAAGCGTTGTTGCAGGCACACGATGAAGGCTATGACTGGCCCGATATCGATGAGCATCGAAGCAGTGGGCTGTGCTACACCTCCGGGACCACGGGTAATCCCAAAGGCGTGCTGGCGAGCCATCGCAGCACCGTTCTGCATGGCATGGCCCAGAACATGGCCGACAATGTCGGGTTGCGGGCACTTGATGTGGTCATGCCCATGGTGCCAATGTTCCACGTCAATGCCTGGGGCATGCCCTACAACGCAGCGATGGTGGGTGCCAAGCTGGTGTTGCCAGGACCATGGGTCGGCGACGCAGGTGCCATGGTCAAGTTGATCAATGATGAGAAGGTCAGCCTCTCTCTTGCAGTACCGACCCTCTGGGCCAACATCTCTCAGTATCTCGATACCCAGGGCGGCACGATCCGTTCGTTGCGACGCGCCGTCAGTGGTGGCGCCGCATGTCCGCTTTCACTGATCCAGGCCATGCAACGCCACGGTGTGACGTTGGAAAACGGCTGGGGGATGACCGAGCTGAGCCCAATGGGCAGCTACAACCGACGCCAGCCCTGGTATGACGCGTTGACCGAGGAGGCCCAGGCAAAGCAGTTGCTCAAGTCGGGAAGGGCATTGTTCGGCATCGAGATGCGCATCGTCGACGAAGCCCAGCGCGCCCTGCCCCACGACGGCCAGGCCGCGGGTTCGCTACAAGTCCGGGGCCCCTGGGTTCGCAATGGATACTTCGGAGAAGAGCCCTGCGAAGGTTGGTTTGATACCGGCGATGTGGCGACGATCGACCCGCGCGGCTACACGTTGATCACCGACCGCATCAAGGACGTGATCAAGTCGGGCGGGGAATGGATCTGCTCCGTGGAGATCGAGAATGCCGTCATGGCCCATCCCCAAGTGGCCGAGGCCGCGGTCATCGCCATCCCGCACCCTCGCTGGAGTGAACGACCACTGTTGATCATCGTTCCCAAGCACGCTGCAACCGCCCCCACCCATGAAGAACTCTTGGCATTTCTGGACGGCAAGATTCCGAAATGGTGGATGCCGGATAGCTGCGAGTACCTGGACAAACTCCCCCATACCGCCACCGGCAAGGTCAGCAAGAAGGCGCTGCGAGAGCACTTCGCCAGCTAG